TGTCACACTAGAAAATTTCACGTTAAACTTACTGACAAATTTTAAACTGAATATGCAGCTTCGTATTGCTATGGGAACAAAAATCAGGGTGTGATGATTGCGGCAGCCAGTGATGCATTGGGGAACAAAGACGCTGCTTGTGGACATATCTACAATGTTACCTGTGTGGGTCCCACTAATGCGGTCCCACATCCTTGTACGCGTACACCTACAGTGACAGTGAAAATCGTTGACTATTGTCCTGGATGCGGAGGAACCATTGACTTATCTGCAGTAGCATTTGCCAAGATTGCTAATTCTGT
This genomic stretch from Papaver somniferum cultivar HN1 chromosome 5, ASM357369v1, whole genome shotgun sequence harbors:
- the LOC113282828 gene encoding putative EG45-like domain containing protein 1, which codes for MAARSPLGIVLVLISYCSLVTALSGTATFYNKYVPSYCYGNKNQGVMIAAASDALGNKDAACGHIYNVTCVGPTNAVPHPCTRTPTVTVKIVDYCPGCGGTIDLSAVAFAKIANSVAGVIKIEYNRIK